One window from the genome of Nicotiana tomentosiformis chromosome 5, ASM39032v3, whole genome shotgun sequence encodes:
- the LOC104089193 gene encoding viridiflorene synthase-like, whose protein sequence is MATISSLNGNHKDGVFRPTTNFSPSLWGNIFSYSALNNQVSEKNIEEIETLKKEVKHMIVSIQSDTAEKIQLIDTLERLGISYHFEEEIEDQISKLFNLNVINEEYDLYNVALYFRLFRQHGYPISPDHFNQFKDNNGKFKETLLKDVKGMLNLYEAAQVREHGDEILEEALIFTKAHLEKIAPKLSSSIIKKQVTHALMQSLHRGIPRAEAHFNISIYEEYESRNDKLLRLAKLDYNLLQVLHKKELSELTQWWKDLDLASKLSYVRDRMVECFFWAVGVYFEPQYSRARIMLAKCVAMISVIDDTYDSFGTLDELEVFTEAIDRWDVSEIDRLPTYMKTVYSTLLNLFKEYDIEVKKQDISFNGVYYVKEAMKEIVRSYYIEAQWFIKGKSPPFEEYLSNALITGTYYLLAPASLLGMKSASKASFDWMMNKPKILVASALIGRVIDDVATYKIEKEKGQLVTGIECYMKEHNLTVEEASAQLTEIAENAWKDLNKECIKPTSMPVEILKPIVNLTRLIDVVYKNNEDGYSNPKNNVKSVIEALLVNPINM, encoded by the exons ATGGCAACAATTTCATCATTGAATGGAAATCACAAAGATGGGGTTTTTCGCCCAACAACAAATTTTTCACCCAGCCTTTGGGGAAATATATTTAGTTATTCTGCATTGAATAatcag GTGTCCGAGAAAAATATAGAGGAGATTGAAACTTTGAAAAAAGAAGTGAAGCACATGATAGTGAGTATTCAAAGTGACACCGCAGAAAAAATACAATTGATTGATACTCTTGAACGCCTTGGTATTTCGTATCACTTTGAAGAGGAGATTGAAGATCAAATAAGCAAGTTGTTTAATCTAAATGTCATTAATGAAGAATATGACCTATACAATGTTGCGTTATATTTTCGATTGTTTAGGCAACATGGCTATCCAATCTCTCCTG atCATTTCAACCAATTCAAGGACAACAATGGAAAATTCAAGGAAACTTTACTTAAAGATGTAAAGGGTATGCTCAATCTGTATGAAGCAGCACAAGTAAGGGAACATGGAGATGAAATATTAGAAGAGGCTCTTATCTTCACAAAAGCACATTTGGAGAAAATAGCACCCAAATTAAGCTCTTCTATTATTAAGAAACAAGTAACACATGCACTCATGCAATCTCTACATAGAGGCATTCCAAGAGCTGAAGCCCATTTTAACATTTCAATTTATGAAGAATATGAATCAAGAAATGACAAGTTACTAAGGCTTGCCAAACTAGATTATAATTTGTTGCAAGTACTACACAAGAAAGAACTTAGTGAACTCACTCA GTGGTGGAAAGATTTGGATCTTGCGTCTAAGCTTTCATATGTTAGAGACAGAATGGTGGAATGCTTTTTTTGGGCTGTAGGGGTGTATTTTGAACCTCAATATTCTCGTGCTCGAATTATGCTTGCAAAATGCGTAGCTATGATTTCAGTAATTGACGACACATATGATTCATTTGGTACTCTTGATGAACTAGAAGTGTTCACAGAAGCCATCGACCG GTGGGATGTAAGTGAAATTGATCGACTCCCAACTTATATGAAAACGGTATATTCAACTCTTCTTAATCTCTTCAAAGAATACGACATCGAAGTAAAGAAACAAGATATAAGTTTCAATGGAGTTTATTACGTCAAAGAGGCG ATGAAAGAAATCGTTAGGAGTTACTACATTGAAGCACAATGGTTCATCAAAGGGAAAAGTCCACCATTTGAAGAATACCTAAGTAATGCACTCATCACTGGAACTTATTACCTACTTGCTCCAGCTTCATTATTGGGCATGAAATCAGCTTCAAAGGCATCATTCGATTGGATGATGAATAAACCTAAAATTCTTGTGGCTTCTGCATTAATTGGTCGAGTCATTGATGACGTTGCAACTTACAAG ATTGAGAAAGAAAAAGGACAACTTGTGACGGGAATAGAATGCTATATGAAAGAGCACAATTTAACAGTGGAAGAAGCAAGTGCACAACTTACTGAAATTGCTGAAAATGCATGGAAGGATTTGAACAAAGAATGCATTAAGCCAACTTCAATGCCAGTTGAAATCTTGAAGCCAATCGTAAATCTAACACGTCTAATTGATGTGGTTTACAAGAATAATGAAGATGGATATAGTAATCCAAAGAATAATGTGAAGTCTGTAATTGAAGCCTTACTCGTTAATCCCATCAACATGTAG